The sequence ACAATCGAGGGTTGCACCTTGTTGACAACAAGGTTCTCTTAACAATGGATCACTTACAAGGTCGAATCCCGATAAGTGACGTATGGAACCAGCCAAAAACTTTGTCTGCAACAAACAAtactttcaaaatttaatattaatttgtATTTACATAAACTTTGAACATTTCAAAGTAAACTTACATAAACTTTGGCTTTCCCAACTGAGAATGGATCATGCATGGAGTTCCACAGTTTAAATATCCCTTCATCTCTTTTGTAAACCAACAAAAACCAATGCCACCTGTCATTCATAGGGAAAATGATGTATCTGCATCTTCTAAATAATTCTCCAGTCAGTTCTTGTAGTCTAGCCATCGTGAAAGATGTCATCAGTGAAAGAAAACCACCATAATCATTCCGATGTACCATCGATCTTTTCCCATATTGTTCCAATTTTGTAAGGACTTCTTTCTACACATTCAAGAACACATATACTCATTTATCTTAAGATAGTAAAcgaaaacaaaaaataacacAAAACTCAGGCTGCTAC comes from Primulina eburnea isolate SZY01 unplaced genomic scaffold, ASM2296580v1 ctg1194, whole genome shotgun sequence and encodes:
- the LOC140820545 gene encoding uncharacterized protein; the encoded protein is MRIMQNQSLQHGFEIYCMDTMVQKEVLTKLEQYGKRSMVHRNDYGGFLSLMTSFTMARLQELTGELFRRCRYIIFPMNDRWHWFLLVYKRDEGIFKLWNSMHDPFSVGKAKVYTKFLAGSIRHLSGFDLVSDPLLREPCCQQGATLDCGVYA